The region CCCCACCATCCGAAACAAGGCTGCCGAGGCGATTGCCGGTGGTGCCCGCGAGTTGCACATCGTCGGTGGACTCCACCCCGACCACCCCTTCGACTACTACATCGAAATGCTTCGCAAGCTGCGCGTAGAATTTCCGAAGGTGAACCTGAAGGCTTTTACTGCCGTCGAGATTTGCCATTTCGCAAAGATTTCGGAACAGACTCCGCTACAGATTATGTCGACGCTTAAAGAGGCGGGACTCGACGCACTCCCCGGAGGAGGAGCCGAGATTTTGGTGCAGGACGTGCGCGACCAGATTTGCCCCGGAAAGGAAACCGGCGAAGAATGGCTCGATGTTCACCGCGCCGCCCACAAGATCGGTATTCCGACAAACGCGACGATGCTATTCGGTCACATCGAAAAAATCGAGGACCGCATTGCGCACATGAAGATGTTGCGCGACTTGCAAGATGAAGCACCGGGATTTTTCGCCTTCATTCCGCTCGTGTACCACCCGGAACATAATGCGCTGCATAAGATTGTTCCGAACATCACCAGCGAAGAAGACATTCTGCGGACGGTCGCCGTTGCAAGACTTTTCCTCGACAATTTCCCGCATATCAAGGCCTACTGGATTCAGATGGGAATTGAAACCGCGATGAAGGCGCTCCACGCCGGCGCATCGGATTTGGACGGGACGATTATCGAAGAGAAAATCACGCACGCCGCCGGCGCCACGGTTCCCGTGGGCATGAGCCCCGAACGCATGAAGAGCCTTATCTTAAATGAGGGGCTCGAACCGGTCGAAAGAGACGCACTTTATGAAAGATTCTCTTAACGAGAATCTTTCCTTAGACAAGGAGAGGCTATGCCCCTCCTAAGACCTTCCTTTTCCAAATGCAGCGTAGATTCTCTTAACGAAAAACGTTCTAAAACAAGGAGAGGTTCAGCGCCGACTTCATACCTAAAGGTATTAACAAGAAATGCCCCGCGTTCGCGGGGCATCTCCTTCATCCACTATATAGGAGCATTGGATGTTAAGTATTAGCGGGTTACGCGCACCGTCTGGAACTTGCTACCCTGCTTGATCATGTAGATTCCAACCTTCTGGAACTTGGCAAAGAGAGCTTCTGCAATAGAGGCGCCGTTTGCGACATCGACTTTACCGAGCATACGGCCCTGCATGTCGAACACCTGGAGCGTCTTGCCAGCGACATTCAGGCGCAGATTAGCTGCAGCCAATGCCTGCGGGTCTTCACCTTCGGAAGCAGTGGTGAAGACCAGCTTGACGTCACTAATCTTGACTGCACCTGTAGCTTGTCCCAAGTTGAAGGCAAACTGAGCGGCTTCATCAGTATCTTCTTCCATAGCAAAGATAAATGTGTATTCCTTTTCCGTAGTGGAGATGTCAAATTCCTTAGTGGCGTATGAACCCCAGGGGTCTACGGATTGTTGGAAATTAACTTCAATCTTGCGATCTACATCAGCGCTAGCCTTAAAGGACAACTTGTACTTCATGCCCTTATCAAGAGCCAGATTGTACTGAACAAGCTGCGGCTGGTAAGTTTCTGTACCAATAGTGGTAACGTTAACCGTAGCCGTGCCACCAGAAACAGAAGTCTTTGCAGCAGAGTTACCCCAGTTTGTACCCTGACCCAGGAACCAAGATGCATCTTGGCTTGTAGAAATCACGCTGCCGCTCGGGAAATTACCATCCTTAAGAAGGTTCACTGTAGTTTCGCCAACCAATTCAAACTTGGCGACCACAGACTTTTCCTTGTCCATGGTTACAGAAATGGTTTCGGTAGAACCGGTAGCACCTTCCCAACCCACAAACTTCCAGCCTTCGTTGGCTTTGGCGGTGAGCTGTACAATTGTGTTTGGAGCATAATAGTTAGCGTTCGGGCTCTTTGTCACAGTACCTGCAGCAGCCGGAGATGCAGTTACATTGAGGCCAAGTTCATCGGCACTGCCACCGATTTTCAGCAGATTCTTCTTAACTTTAGCATAACCCCTTGCAGAGCCCGTATTTCCGGTGTAGGATTCAATTTTCATGGAAGCAACTTCATACAGTCTACCCATCTTCATACCCGCTTTAGCCCATTCGCTGAAGTGCTTGGAAATAGAAATGGTACCCTTGGTGCGATGCTGGCTCGTATTCGACGGGATGGACCAATACTGCTTAAAGGTGCTGGTACCCGAAAGAGAAGGTTGATTAATACGGTCGGTAGTATAGAAATCGTAGTCAATACCATCAATCTTTGCAGAACCCCACTTTTTACCACCCGAGGTAGGATTGTAGCTTCCGCGATCCTGGACAATATAGTATTCAATTTCATCGCTGAAACCACCACTGGGAATGTCCTGCTTGTCGTAATAGCCCCAGCCATAGACACTGACATACTTCACGTTGTCAGAGGAGTTCCATTCCACTTCAAATTCGGCGGTAATATTACCCACATTCTGTACGGTAACAGTGGAGTTAGCCCCCCAACGCTTTCCGGAACGGGCCAACATGTTGATAGTACCACTCCATTCAACTTCGAAAGCACCACCATTTTCGGTGCTTGGGTTAAGCGTCATAGTTGCGTTACCGGCACCATTCTGGCTCCAGAGTTCGTAATCATAGCCTGCGCCGCTACCAAACTTCTGGGACGTGCCATTAGAGCAGTTTAGAGTGGTCTGCCCCCAGGAAATGGATGACGAAATTGCGACCATGGCAAAGGCTGTTGTTAAAAAATTTTTTACACTCATACTTTTCCTCTCAAGGGGTTATTTATACTCTCTTTTAATTTATACTATTCTACATAGGTTGTCAAGCACTACTGGATAATTCCGTTGTAACCTTTTACAACAGCTACAACAGGTAAAATATTCCCTTTTTCTGGCAATTTCAAAAAGACTCTTTTTTAGACAACCCATAAAAACATTCTTTTATAAAGCAAAAAATCCCCGCTGCAACAGAATGCAGCAGGGATTAATGTTTTGAAGCTGATCTAGAACAAGCTTCAGTTTATCCTATTGCTCTTCGCTTTCGCTAGGAACACCGATCTGCTGTTCCGGAGAGTCTTCGATCTTTTCGACAGAATCGTCGTCGACTTCCACGCCTTCGACCTTGTCGAAGGTTTCCTTAGCCTCGGCGCTATCCTGTTCGATATCCTCGACGCTCGGGAGTGCGGTAGCATCTTGCACCACATCGCCTTCGCGCAGGCTAATCGCCTTGACACCCTGGGCGTTACGGCCCGTGAGGCGGATATCGGCAGCCTTGATACGAATCACCTGGCCTTCGCGGCTGGTAATGATCAAGTCATAGTCGTCAGCGACACTTTCCACGAACACGGCTGCGCCGACCTTGTCGGTCACGTTCAGGTTGCGAACGCCCTTGCTTCCGCGACGGGTAATGCGGTAAGTCGAAGGTTCGCTACGCTTGCCGTAGCCGTTTTCGGTGATGGTCACGATCTTGTTGCCGGCCTTGAGCCACAACAGAGAAATCACTTCGTCGCCTTCGGCCAAGGTAATACCCTTCACGCCGTGCGTGCCGCGGCCCATGGCGCGGAAGCAACTGATCGGGAAGGTCACGGCCTGACCGTTCTTGGTCGCAAGCATCAGCAAGTCCTTCGGAATCGGACGACCTTCGATATCTTCGGCGTCTTCGGATTCCTCGGCGATGGCGGCCTCGGCAGCCTGTGTTTCGGCTTCAGCATCGGCTTCTTCGCCTTCGGCAGCCTGGCTGGCGTTGAATTCTTCGGCGCTCATGCCGACGAGCTGAACCTTCACCAATTCATCATCTTCGTCGAGGCTGATGGCGTTCACGCCGGCCTTACGCGGACGGCTGAACAAGGTGAGGTCCATCTTGTTGATGACCCCCTTCTTGGTCGCAAACACGAGGCAGAAGTAGCCACCGAACTTGCGCACCGGCACAATTGCCTGCACCTTTTCACCTTCGGTAAGACCGATGAAGTTGATAATCGGGCGGCCCTTGCCGTTGCGGGTTCCTTCGGGCAAGCGGTAGACCTTGGTCCAGTAAGCACGACCCTTGTTCGTGAACACCAACAAGTAGCTGTGAGTGCTTGCGGTAAAGATCTGTTCAACGTTGTCTTCTTCCTTGAGTGTAGCGCCGATAATGCCCTTACCGCCGCGGTTCTGCGCCTTGAAGGTATCAATCGGCAAGCGCTTGATATAGCCTTCGCGGCTGAGCGTAATCACCTGTTCTTCTTCGGCAATCAGGTCTTCGTAATCGTAGTCATCGACAGCGTCTTCGATAGAGGTACGGCGATCGTCGCCGCACTTGTCCACGATGGCGTCAAGACGGTCGAGCATAATCTTCACGCGGCGTTCGCGCTTTTCCAAAATGTCCTTCAAGTCGGCAACGGTAGCAACGAGTTCGTTGTATTCGGCTTCCAACTTTTCGATATTCAGGCCGGTAAGCTGAGCGAGGCGCATGTCCACGATAGCCTGCGACTGGATTTCATCGAGGTTAAAGCGGTTCTGCAAAGAGGTCTTCGCGGCTTCGGTCGTCGGGCTCGACTTGATAATCTGCACCACTTCGTCGATATTCTGCGTTGCAATGCGCAGGCCTTCGATAATGTGGAGACGGGCTTCGGCCTTGTTCAAGTCAAACTGCGTGGAACGCGTAATCACTTCCAAGCGGTGATCCACATAAACCTGGATGAGTTCCTTAAGCGTCAGGAGCTTCGGCAGGTTGTTGACGAGCGCCAAATTGTAAATGCTGAAGGTGGTCTGCAGTTGCGTGTTTTTGAACAAATTATTCAAAACGACTTCGGCGACCACATCCTTGCGCATTTCGATCACGATGCGCATACCTTCGCGGCTAGATTCGTCACGAATGTCCGTAATGCCGTCGACGCGCTTGTCCTTCACGAGTTCTGCAATCTTCTTACAGAGTTCGGCCTTGTTGACCATGTAAGGAATTTCGGAGACGACAATGCGCGGCTTGCCGCGGCTATCCACATCGATTTCGGTACGGGCACGCACGCGCACGCGGCCATGACCCGTCAAATAAGCATCGCGGATGCCCGCGCGGCCACAAATCACGCCACCGGTCGGGAAGTCCGGACCGGACACGTACTGCAAAAGGTCTTCGCCAGAAATGTCCGGATTTTCAGCCACCGCATGAATGGCGTTTGCAATTTCGCGGAGGTTATGCGGAGCCATGGAAGTCGCCATACCCACGGCGATACCGGTGGTACCGTTTACGAGCATGTTCGGGAGAGCAGACGGCAAAACTTTCGGTTCTTCCAAAGATTCGTCGAAGTTCGGGCCCATGTCCACGGTATCTTTTTCCAAATCTTCCAACATGAGCGCACCCATGTTGTTCATCTTGGCTTCGGTGTAACGCATAGCGGCAGCGCCGTCACCGTCGATAGAACCGAAGTTACCTTGACCGAACACCAGCGGGTAGCGCAGCGAGAAATCCTGTGCCATACGCACCAAGGTTTCGTACACGGCAAAGTCGCCATGCGGGTGGTACTTACCGATCACGTCACCCACGATACGGGCGGACTTCACCGTCGGCTTGTTCGGCACCACGCCGAGCTTATGCATACTGTACATCACGCGGCGGTGCACCGGCTTAAAGCCGTCACGCGCATCAGGGAGTGCACGAGCCACAATCACGCTCATGGAATAGCGCAAGTAGCAATCCTGCATGTCCTTTTCAATCAAGGACCTGATTTGCGAACCTGGTACCAATTCTTCTGACATTAGTTTTCCTCTATCATTTCATTTATTACTTCTAAACTTTCTTCGTCGGTCTGGTCGATACGGTGGGGCGTAATCGTCGCGTAGCCCTGATTCAACAGATAGTCGTCGCTATCCTTGGGCTGTTCATCCCACAGTTTATCGCCATCCAGTTGCCACAGTCCATTTTCGTGGGAGTAGTGGTCAGTAAACATTCCAAGAGCCATCTTGGTAGCCTTAAAGCCTTTAAAGGTTTCGGCGGTAGCCTTTGGAAAATTCACGTTCCAGAAAACGCCTACGGGAATCCGTTCGAACAGACGGTCCCTGACCACCTTCACGGCAAATTCCTTCGCCGTTTCGAGCATGTTGGCGGTTGTGCCTCGGAGCGAAAGCGCAATGCCCGGCACACCCCAAAGAGCCGCTTCACGAGCTCCTGCGACCGTGCCCGAATAAAGCGACGACACGCCGGAATTTTCACCGAGGTTGACACCCGAAAAACACACGTCAAACGGCCTCTGGTCTAGCCCCGGACCACCCCCCTCGGTGGTAAGCCCATAGGCTGCAAAATGACCCACCGCAAACTTTACGCAATCGGCGGGAGTCCCAGACATCGAATACGCCTCGATCGCAACATTCTCCGCAACCTTCACCTTTTTGACCGAAAGTCCGCGCCGAACTGTAAAGGCGTGACCTACCCCGCTCTGCTCCGTTTCGGGCGCAAAAACGCACACATCCGCATAAGGGACAAGCGCACACGCCAAAGCGAGCATATAGCCACTCTGGATTCCGTCATCATTTGCGATGAGGACACGTGTCTTCGGGTAGTCTTGCATGTAAGATAAAAGATAGAAAAAAAGGGGGCAGGCCTCAGGTTTAAGGCATCAGATTTTAATAAAAAAGAGGCCCGAAATACACCTTAAAAAGCACCCCCTTAAGCGCCTTTACCGAGGACTTTTTTCGAGCGTTTTCAGTAACGAATCGAGGCGCATGGTAAGCACTCCCGCGCCCCTCCAACACAAGTGATCGTAGTCATAAGCGACATCGCCAAGGTAATCGTGTTTTCCCATCTTATTTTCGTCCATCAGCACAAAATTTTCATTTTCCAGACTCAGTTTCTCTAAACGTTCCTGGAGCATTTTTGCCGTGGACCGACGCATTCCATGTCGCCCATAGCTGCCTGTATTTTGGTAATACGGGCTCAACGGGAAAATGAGGCCAACCACAACAACATTGTGTTGCTCCGCGATTTTCAAAATCCGGTCTAGTTCAGCGAAATTAGACTCGTAGCGACGACTGTCATCGCTCCAGGCGCTATCCACCAGGACTTCTGCAAATTCTTTTCCGTTCGACAACCAATCCAAAACACAAAAGCCATTTGTCCAGCCCCTATTCGAACGTACGGAAGCAAAACCCCTACGGGATTCCGCAATTTCAGACACGCGGGCAACAAACAAACTATCCACTCCCTCTCGCCAGAATTCATGATTTGCATCATACACAAAACCAGGAGCCTCCCCCTTGTTCCAGGCCATGCTTTCTCCCGGTTCGTACTCCCCCCACAAATCAAAATCGAGTCCAATCACCAGGTACTTAAGATTTGTCACCTGAGGCGAAACATATTTTTCATAGAGTTCTTCCACGCAATGCAAATCACAGGGAACCGCCGCTAAATTGATTGCAAACAAACTCATTTGGTTTGCAGCAACCCCCATCTGCATGTGTGAATTTCCTAGACACACCACTTCCGCCGAATCGCGGTACATCCACAAGAGAGGAATTCGCTGCGCCAAGAATTGCGTCGCCTGTCCATTTTCCGAATAATAAAGTCCCAGGCTATCGTAATCCCAACGCACATTGGCGTTACGTTCATGAGCCCAAAAAGCAGGATGCCAAACTTCCGTGCCTTCGACAAGCGAAAGCATTTTAGAGGTATTCGCATTGACAAGCACAATTTTTCGATGAGCGCCATTTGCATCGACAAGTGTCGCCACAAAAAGTGAATCCGACCCGTTCACCCACTCGACATGATCAAACGTAAATCCCTTCGGAGCAGAAACGGACTGAATCAACTTTCCGGTACGATTCGCAATCAAAGCACGTTCGTGAGTTCTATAAGTCGCACCGACAAAATCACGTCCCATTTTCGCACCAAAATCCAAGAAAAGCGTTTTATCGGCCCCACCTTGACTCAAGGACACATTGCAAGCCTGATTTTTCCCATACCAAACCCGTTCTGAACCATCTACAGAAGCGCGCAACAACTGAGATCCCGTCACAGCCAATTTTCCGTCTTTTGAAACTCCACCGTGATAGGCTCCGTCGAACAATTTTTTGGGCTTTCCAAATTTTCCATTCGAAAAACGCACCTGCCATGTTTGGCGACTCTTGAACGCAGCATCATCCTTATTATTGCCAGCATCGCTCACATACACAATGACCGTATCCCCATTTTCAAGGACGCGAAAACGAGGAATGGCGGCAGACTCGGCAGGAAGTTCTACCGGAGTATCATTCTCGGATAGTCGACGGACATAAACCTTTGACGGGCCCGAAACACCCTCAAGTCCTGTACAGAAGGCAACATATCTACCGTCCGGCGAAATATCCGGATGGTATGCCGACACCCCCGTATTCATTTCGACCACGGAAACATAGGCATCGTTAAAGTCGACATAAGCCAAATTGCCATGCACATCTTCTCTAAAGACCAACTTGGAAAGTGGCTTATCTACAAATTTTTTGACAGCACTGGACTTTACCAAGAGCGAATAATTTATTTGTATTTCGTTTCCCATTTCATCTAAATACGAGGGACTAGGAATGGCGCCAAACGCCAAACGAAAACCTACATAAGAAGCCTTGGTCGAAGAGGTCACCATATAGACATCTCCCCGATTGTACAAATGGATTGAAGACGAAGCATTATGGACGCTCCCCCCCTTCAGGACGCGTTCTTCAATACCATCGAGAGGCTTTCCGCCGACAAAATCACCCACCCCTTTAGAATGGAACGGCACCCACAAATCGTTCACCCACTCCAAGGCATTTCCCGCCATATCGCAAATTCCATTTTTATCGATATAGGAGGTACAAACCGGATGGAGTTCAAAGTCCGAATTACCGTTGTGCCACCCCTTTTCCGGTTGCCAATCGAGTCCTGCCGCATAAATCCACTCGGCTTCAGTCGGCAAACGAAAGCCTTGAACTTGGGGATTAAAGACAAGGCCGTCCATTCCGACACAGGCTCCGTCCCCGTCAAAAGACAAACCCGTATAGGAATACACCGTATCGAAACCATTCGACTTGCTCATTTTATTCGCATACAGAATGGCGTCAAAGTAAGTGACATTTGTCGCGGGCAGTTTTCCGGCACAGGCAAGCCCCATATCACCGCAAGTCACTTCCTGTTTACCGATTAGAAAATCGTAGTCAAACGAAGCTTCCATTGAGGGGCGATCTTTTACAGAAGCAAACTCATCGTCCGTTCCCAAAGTGACCGTTTTTCCCATGGAACGCACACGCACAAAGCCGTCCAACGAAAGGGAATCCAGATTATCGGGATTATCCTCCGATTCGTAATTGAATTCAGAATTCGAGCATCCTATGAATCCAAGACCCAGGGCTAAAGCCAACATTCCAACTAATTTTATCATCGTACAAAATATACTTTTTTCTACATTTTTTTCATGTTTTCCGAAAAGAAATTCCTAGCGACAAAAGAGACTTCCAAGGCCAAACGTATGGCCGAATTGCTGCGCGTTATCATTCTGCAACTGGGTGACGACGTACCCCGTGCAAAGCGTGAATTCGAGACCTACGCCGAATGGATGAAACTCCCTGAAAGTGAACGCCTTACCGGAAAAAACCAGGCGCAAATGATCGACCTATACAAGACGTTCCGCACACGTGCAGGCCTAGGCTTTGAACGGGACGTTTACCTGGAACAGGAACCTGGCGACCGCGAAACGCCGAACGAAGCTCCGCTTCCGTTTGCCGTTCTGGTGCATAACCTGCGCAGCGCCTTTAATGTCGGCTCCATCATTCGCAGCACGGACTGTTTCGGACTCGAAGGAGTCCACCTGAGCGGCTACAGCTGCGGCCCCGACCACGTGACCGTAAAAAGTGCTGCCCGCGGATGCCAGGAATGGATTCCAATCAAGCGTTGGGAAAACCCCTTCGATTGCGTAAAATGGCACAAGGAAAACGGCTACGAAATTATCGCCCTTGAAACCGGCGAAGACATCCCGAGCATAAACAACGTAACGTGGCCCGAAAAAGGCCTAATCATCCTCGGGAACGAAGAACTGGGAATCGCTCCGGAACTCATGGCCGAAGCAACCATGAAGGTGACAATCCCGATGGCAGGCCGCAAGGCAAGTATGAACGTTGCCGGGGCATTCGCCATCATGGCTTTCAAGATTCGCTCAGCACATTCGTAAGTAAACTGTCGAAAACATTACAAAATTATATTTTTCTTACAAAAAGAATCGGACATCGGCCAAAAGACCTACAAAAGCGCCCTCTTCTTTTCTAAATTTGGCGCGGTTTGTAAAAAAGTTAAAACAATAAGGTCTGAAAATGATTATTGAGCCGATGATTCGCAGCAATATGTGCGTGAACGCGCACCCGCAGGGCTGCGCCATGGACGTCAAACGCCAAATTGAATACGTCCAGAAAAAACGCGCCGAACGCGGCACGCCGAAAGATTCCCCCAAAACCGTACTCGTGTTGGGCTGTTCCACCGGTTACGGACTCGCTAGCCGAATTTCTGCAGCATTCGAATTCGGAGCCGCCACCATCGGCGTTTCCTTTGAAAAAGAAGGGGTCGACGAACCTCGTCAAAAACCGGGAACTCCCGGCTGGTACAACAACATGGCATTCGACAAATACGCCAAGGAA is a window of uncultured Fibrobacter sp. DNA encoding:
- a CDS encoding TrmH family RNA methyltransferase; the encoded protein is MAELLRVIILQLGDDVPRAKREFETYAEWMKLPESERLTGKNQAQMIDLYKTFRTRAGLGFERDVYLEQEPGDRETPNEAPLPFAVLVHNLRSAFNVGSIIRSTDCFGLEGVHLSGYSCGPDHVTVKSAARGCQEWIPIKRWENPFDCVKWHKENGYEIIALETGEDIPSINNVTWPEKGLIILGNEELGIAPELMAEATMKVTIPMAGRKASMNVAGAFAIMAFKIRSAHS
- the gyrA gene encoding DNA gyrase subunit A, with product MSEELVPGSQIRSLIEKDMQDCYLRYSMSVIVARALPDARDGFKPVHRRVMYSMHKLGVVPNKPTVKSARIVGDVIGKYHPHGDFAVYETLVRMAQDFSLRYPLVFGQGNFGSIDGDGAAAMRYTEAKMNNMGALMLEDLEKDTVDMGPNFDESLEEPKVLPSALPNMLVNGTTGIAVGMATSMAPHNLREIANAIHAVAENPDISGEDLLQYVSGPDFPTGGVICGRAGIRDAYLTGHGRVRVRARTEIDVDSRGKPRIVVSEIPYMVNKAELCKKIAELVKDKRVDGITDIRDESSREGMRIVIEMRKDVVAEVVLNNLFKNTQLQTTFSIYNLALVNNLPKLLTLKELIQVYVDHRLEVITRSTQFDLNKAEARLHIIEGLRIATQNIDEVVQIIKSSPTTEAAKTSLQNRFNLDEIQSQAIVDMRLAQLTGLNIEKLEAEYNELVATVADLKDILEKRERRVKIMLDRLDAIVDKCGDDRRTSIEDAVDDYDYEDLIAEEEQVITLSREGYIKRLPIDTFKAQNRGGKGIIGATLKEEDNVEQIFTASTHSYLLVFTNKGRAYWTKVYRLPEGTRNGKGRPIINFIGLTEGEKVQAIVPVRKFGGYFCLVFATKKGVINKMDLTLFSRPRKAGVNAISLDEDDELVKVQLVGMSAEEFNASQAAEGEEADAEAETQAAEAAIAEESEDAEDIEGRPIPKDLLMLATKNGQAVTFPISCFRAMGRGTHGVKGITLAEGDEVISLLWLKAGNKIVTITENGYGKRSEPSTYRITRRGSKGVRNLNVTDKVGAAVFVESVADDYDLIITSREGQVIRIKAADIRLTGRNAQGVKAISLREGDVVQDATALPSVEDIEQDSAEAKETFDKVEGVEVDDDSVEKIEDSPEQQIGVPSESEEQ
- a CDS encoding TIGR02171 family protein, with the translated sequence MIKLVGMLALALGLGFIGCSNSEFNYESEDNPDNLDSLSLDGFVRVRSMGKTVTLGTDDEFASVKDRPSMEASFDYDFLIGKQEVTCGDMGLACAGKLPATNVTYFDAILYANKMSKSNGFDTVYSYTGLSFDGDGACVGMDGLVFNPQVQGFRLPTEAEWIYAAGLDWQPEKGWHNGNSDFELHPVCTSYIDKNGICDMAGNALEWVNDLWVPFHSKGVGDFVGGKPLDGIEERVLKGGSVHNASSSIHLYNRGDVYMVTSSTKASYVGFRLAFGAIPSPSYLDEMGNEIQINYSLLVKSSAVKKFVDKPLSKLVFREDVHGNLAYVDFNDAYVSVVEMNTGVSAYHPDISPDGRYVAFCTGLEGVSGPSKVYVRRLSENDTPVELPAESAAIPRFRVLENGDTVIVYVSDAGNNKDDAAFKSRQTWQVRFSNGKFGKPKKLFDGAYHGGVSKDGKLAVTGSQLLRASVDGSERVWYGKNQACNVSLSQGGADKTLFLDFGAKMGRDFVGATYRTHERALIANRTGKLIQSVSAPKGFTFDHVEWVNGSDSLFVATLVDANGAHRKIVLVNANTSKMLSLVEGTEVWHPAFWAHERNANVRWDYDSLGLYYSENGQATQFLAQRIPLLWMYRDSAEVVCLGNSHMQMGVAANQMSLFAINLAAVPCDLHCVEELYEKYVSPQVTNLKYLVIGLDFDLWGEYEPGESMAWNKGEAPGFVYDANHEFWREGVDSLFVARVSEIAESRRGFASVRSNRGWTNGFCVLDWLSNGKEFAEVLVDSAWSDDSRRYESNFAELDRILKIAEQHNVVVVGLIFPLSPYYQNTGSYGRHGMRRSTAKMLQERLEKLSLENENFVLMDENKMGKHDYLGDVAYDYDHLCWRGAGVLTMRLDSLLKTLEKSPR
- a CDS encoding glycoside hydrolase family 11 protein translates to MSVKNFLTTAFAMVAISSSISWGQTTLNCSNGTSQKFGSGAGYDYELWSQNGAGNATMTLNPSTENGGAFEVEWSGTINMLARSGKRWGANSTVTVQNVGNITAEFEVEWNSSDNVKYVSVYGWGYYDKQDIPSGGFSDEIEYYIVQDRGSYNPTSGGKKWGSAKIDGIDYDFYTTDRINQPSLSGTSTFKQYWSIPSNTSQHRTKGTISISKHFSEWAKAGMKMGRLYEVASMKIESYTGNTGSARGYAKVKKNLLKIGGSADELGLNVTASPAAAGTVTKSPNANYYAPNTIVQLTAKANEGWKFVGWEGATGSTETISVTMDKEKSVVAKFELVGETTVNLLKDGNFPSGSVISTSQDASWFLGQGTNWGNSAAKTSVSGGTATVNVTTIGTETYQPQLVQYNLALDKGMKYKLSFKASADVDRKIEVNFQQSVDPWGSYATKEFDISTTEKEYTFIFAMEEDTDEAAQFAFNLGQATGAVKISDVKLVFTTASEGEDPQALAAANLRLNVAGKTLQVFDMQGRMLGKVDVANGASIAEALFAKFQKVGIYMIKQGSKFQTVRVTR
- the surE gene encoding 5'/3'-nucleotidase SurE, with the protein product MQDYPKTRVLIANDDGIQSGYMLALACALVPYADVCVFAPETEQSGVGHAFTVRRGLSVKKVKVAENVAIEAYSMSGTPADCVKFAVGHFAAYGLTTEGGGPGLDQRPFDVCFSGVNLGENSGVSSLYSGTVAGAREAALWGVPGIALSLRGTTANMLETAKEFAVKVVRDRLFERIPVGVFWNVNFPKATAETFKGFKATKMALGMFTDHYSHENGLWQLDGDKLWDEQPKDSDDYLLNQGYATITPHRIDQTDEESLEVINEMIEEN
- the mqnE gene encoding aminofutalosine synthase MqnE — its product is MSRLTESEALDLFLNAPLDELCARADAEKERRHGKSVYWVNNRQINYTNVCVLHCKFCAFSKIKKDSPTAYDWDYPTIRNKAAEAIAGGARELHIVGGLHPDHPFDYYIEMLRKLRVEFPKVNLKAFTAVEICHFAKISEQTPLQIMSTLKEAGLDALPGGGAEILVQDVRDQICPGKETGEEWLDVHRAAHKIGIPTNATMLFGHIEKIEDRIAHMKMLRDLQDEAPGFFAFIPLVYHPEHNALHKIVPNITSEEDILRTVAVARLFLDNFPHIKAYWIQMGIETAMKALHAGASDLDGTIIEEKITHAAGATVPVGMSPERMKSLILNEGLEPVERDALYERFS